The Chlamydiales bacterium genome has a segment encoding these proteins:
- the rsgA gene encoding ribosome small subunit-dependent GTPase A codes for MKDRFSFEEEYHSKDRKEHRKERKRVTLRDRSKFKKSDQDQLKKRQAALPENLMRGRVLAISPEGILVDASGDLITCSLKGALKKEKGRIKNLIAVGDFVHFEMKGEKEGAIAFIEERSSVLSRADNYMRQKEQLIAVNIDQVLITTSVVFPVLKPALIDRYIIAARKGKMEPIIVVNKIDLLETPPENIPASAVEKERELYRRFLQTYVALGISVFPVSTHTGEGIGKLRDAMHQKTSVFSGQSGVGKSSLINCLMGTSLEVGKVIARTNKGAHTTSATHLVPIEGGGFCIDTPGIKSFGLWDLSKEEIQSHFSEIQEASAGCKFLNCSHRQEPVCAVKAAVENGEISPLRFASYCALIEDLSSEHTLR; via the coding sequence ATGAAAGATCGATTCTCATTCGAAGAGGAGTACCACTCAAAAGACCGAAAGGAGCACCGCAAAGAGCGCAAGCGCGTTACTCTGAGAGATCGATCGAAATTCAAAAAGAGCGACCAGGATCAGCTCAAAAAAAGACAAGCCGCCCTTCCTGAAAATCTGATGCGTGGACGCGTGCTCGCAATCTCCCCAGAAGGAATCCTCGTGGATGCCTCAGGGGATCTGATCACCTGTTCGCTGAAGGGAGCTCTTAAAAAAGAGAAGGGGCGCATAAAGAATCTGATCGCAGTGGGAGACTTCGTCCACTTTGAGATGAAGGGCGAAAAGGAGGGAGCTATCGCCTTCATCGAAGAGAGAAGCTCAGTTCTTTCCCGCGCCGACAACTACATGCGTCAGAAGGAGCAGCTGATCGCAGTCAACATCGATCAGGTGCTTATCACGACATCGGTCGTCTTTCCTGTGCTTAAACCTGCGCTGATCGACCGCTACATCATCGCAGCGCGCAAAGGCAAGATGGAGCCGATCATCGTCGTCAATAAGATCGACCTTCTAGAAACTCCTCCTGAAAACATCCCAGCATCTGCCGTGGAAAAAGAGCGCGAGCTCTACAGACGCTTTTTGCAGACATATGTCGCCCTTGGAATCTCCGTCTTTCCTGTGAGCACACACACAGGTGAAGGAATAGGGAAACTGAGGGACGCGATGCACCAGAAGACCTCGGTTTTTTCGGGCCAGTCCGGAGTGGGGAAATCCTCTCTCATCAACTGCCTCATGGGCACCTCGCTAGAGGTGGGAAAGGTGATTGCCCGCACAAACAAAGGCGCCCATACCACCAGCGCTACCCACCTCGTTCCTATCGAAGGAGGCGGCTTCTGCATCGACACTCCTGGGATCAAGAGCTTTGGCCTTTGGGATCTGTCGAAAGAGGAGATCCAATCCCATTTTTCCGAGATTCAAGAGGCGAGCGCTGGGTGCAAATTCCTCAACTGCTCACACAGGCAAGAGCCCGTTTGTGCTGTGAAAGCGGCAGTGGAAAACGGCGAGATTTCTCCCTTGCGCTTTGCCTCCTACTGCGCTTTAATTGAAGATCTCTCATCCGAGCACACTTTAAGGTAG
- the eno gene encoding phosphopyruvate hydratase, which translates to MSEIASIRALEILDSRGNPTIEVFVTTTKGIVGKAAVPSGASTGDHEAVELRDKDKSRYFGKGVKKAVANVTGPISKLLIGKSVFDQAHLDKLMIEADGTENKSNFGANAILGVSLAISKAAAATSNLPLYRYIGGSNAHILPCPMMNILNGGAHADNFLDFQEFMIRPVGAPSFSEAVRWGAEIFHTLKSLLKQEGHVISVGDEGGFAPRLHSTEAALDFILKAIDKAGFKPKSEVTIGLDLAASEYYDKSKKCYLEKKKQEAGQPFSSRNTEEEIAYLSSLLSQYPIDSLEDPLDQNDWSGWKLLTEKLGKKVQIVGDDLFVTNPRFLKKGVEMGVANAILIKVNQIGTLTETLEAIELAKQSGYGVVISHRSGETEDTTIADLCVATNAGQIKTGSLSRSDRIAKYNRLLEIEAELGSSARYRH; encoded by the coding sequence ATGTCTGAAATCGCTTCAATCCGCGCTCTTGAGATTCTCGACTCTCGTGGAAATCCCACGATAGAGGTCTTTGTTACAACAACAAAAGGTATCGTCGGGAAGGCTGCCGTTCCCTCAGGCGCCTCGACAGGAGATCATGAAGCCGTTGAACTGCGAGATAAAGATAAGAGCCGCTACTTCGGCAAAGGGGTTAAGAAGGCGGTCGCAAATGTCACTGGACCTATCTCCAAGCTGCTGATTGGAAAGAGCGTCTTCGACCAGGCCCATTTAGATAAGCTGATGATCGAAGCAGATGGCACCGAGAATAAATCCAACTTTGGCGCGAATGCCATTCTGGGCGTTTCGCTCGCAATTTCAAAGGCAGCGGCCGCAACCTCTAATCTTCCGCTCTATCGCTACATCGGCGGGAGTAATGCGCACATCCTCCCCTGCCCGATGATGAACATCCTGAATGGAGGCGCTCACGCCGACAACTTCTTAGACTTTCAAGAGTTCATGATCCGTCCCGTTGGCGCTCCCTCATTTAGTGAAGCCGTGCGCTGGGGAGCAGAGATCTTTCACACATTGAAATCTCTTCTTAAACAAGAGGGTCACGTCATCTCCGTGGGCGATGAGGGTGGTTTTGCACCGCGCCTACACTCGACGGAAGCAGCACTCGACTTCATTTTAAAAGCGATCGATAAGGCCGGCTTCAAACCTAAAAGCGAAGTCACAATTGGACTCGATCTCGCCGCATCAGAGTATTACGACAAGAGCAAGAAGTGCTATCTCGAGAAGAAGAAGCAGGAGGCAGGCCAGCCCTTCTCCTCGCGCAACACTGAAGAAGAGATCGCCTATCTAAGCTCTCTCCTCTCTCAATATCCAATTGATTCGTTAGAAGATCCGCTTGATCAGAACGACTGGAGCGGATGGAAACTCCTCACTGAAAAGTTGGGAAAGAAGGTGCAGATCGTCGGTGACGATCTCTTCGTTACAAATCCCCGCTTCCTTAAAAAGGGAGTTGAGATGGGCGTTGCAAACGCCATTCTCATTAAGGTTAACCAGATCGGCACCCTCACAGAGACCTTAGAAGCGATTGAGCTCGCTAAGCAGAGCGGCTACGGTGTCGTCATCTCTCACAGATCTGGTGAGACCGAAGACACGACGATTGCAGACCTCTGCGTCGCAACAAACGCCGGGCAGATTAAGACCGGCTCGCTCTCCCGCTCAGACCGCATTGCCAAGTACAACCGCCTTCTCGAAATCGAAGCCGAACTCGGCTCCTCCGCCCGCTACCGCCACTAG
- a CDS encoding DUF2974 domain-containing protein, protein MGRTFFGFTVEQGTEKQESSWQGTLRTSFVKNLDKMLSVIFDEASRTYAVLQTAKAQPFENTHPELQRFNAECNYFSEEHPIVGKVTEEESDIALTQEALNEIHEKVEDPFQREIMTAEVVTKVLAYRELKEGQIIAIPTLDANSKPKLTSYLVDAVLDLWHGMPAFGLLPYQGEEGIPILLFRGTDFSLVTERGWASVISDLEIYDPGLRAFEQGREKIHEWLEKAEAVCCKARIMGFSLGGILTAYTVLYEDKLVNQEKTSFSFNAPGVSRDILREWEERRALPTLTSFVSQGDVIPKYGRLLKNTLLFSQEEFPAPLAGHTNLVTFSNFFYLQPIDILRENTTRKF, encoded by the coding sequence ATGGGCCGAACGTTTTTTGGATTCACTGTTGAACAGGGCACAGAAAAACAGGAGAGCTCCTGGCAGGGCACGCTTAGGACCTCCTTTGTAAAAAATCTAGACAAGATGCTCTCCGTGATTTTCGACGAGGCGTCCCGCACTTATGCTGTTTTGCAGACAGCAAAAGCCCAACCATTTGAAAATACGCACCCTGAGCTTCAAAGGTTCAACGCTGAGTGCAACTACTTTTCCGAAGAGCATCCAATTGTAGGAAAAGTGACTGAGGAGGAGAGCGATATCGCCCTCACACAAGAGGCGCTAAACGAGATACATGAGAAGGTAGAAGATCCTTTTCAGCGAGAGATAATGACTGCTGAAGTTGTCACCAAAGTCCTCGCTTATCGAGAGTTGAAAGAGGGACAGATCATTGCGATACCAACCCTTGATGCAAACTCTAAACCCAAGCTCACCTCCTATCTGGTTGATGCAGTACTTGACCTCTGGCACGGCATGCCCGCCTTTGGACTCCTTCCCTATCAAGGCGAGGAGGGGATTCCTATTCTCCTCTTCCGCGGAACGGACTTCTCGCTCGTTACAGAACGCGGCTGGGCTTCTGTGATCAGCGATCTAGAGATTTACGATCCCGGTCTTCGCGCTTTTGAACAGGGAAGAGAGAAGATTCATGAGTGGCTCGAGAAGGCGGAGGCTGTCTGCTGCAAAGCGCGCATCATGGGATTTAGTCTTGGAGGGATTCTCACAGCTTACACCGTTCTCTATGAAGATAAGCTAGTTAACCAAGAGAAGACCTCATTCTCTTTCAATGCGCCTGGCGTCTCACGAGACATTCTCCGTGAGTGGGAGGAGAGAAGAGCTCTTCCAACTCTCACCTCTTTTGTCTCGCAAGGGGATGTGATTCCCAAATATGGCAGGCTGCTTAAAAACACACTTCTCTTTTCGCAAGAGGAGTTCCCAGCGCCTCTTGCAGGGCACACGAATTTAGTTACATTTTCGAATTTTTTTTATTTGCAACCAATTGACATTCTAAGAGAAAATACTACACGCAAGTTTTAA
- a CDS encoding sulfatase-like hydrolase/transferase, translating to MKNIFSPKRVNYLYFGFLFFCLALVHSAHVLLLEKIPQISQLAFLVDVILQSFLEALFLLVIAVVVRHYLPRFLFFAYIALTFLLLVAQLIDFFLIRLMDMTIWFAMSLMLDESLSNFLEILKSSNVPLSVWAVAGTIAAVLPFIGVLLFVLCEKLEKKREFFTSITKLVQLTCAVVAVLAVWDLSTVLPLTASTYENLRKTLPLKETVFAPNYEKIPVRPFLPKENIGSGELGSTIPLTAVHKPDIFIFVIESLRDDFITQEISPHLASFKKENVSFDLALSSANATHLSWFSLFYSKFPFHWTKSTFEHRKTGSPALKALKELGYTLNVYSSARLCFYEMDEKLFGEKRSLVDRFFVFGHGAEILPYQSDERTMEKLMEEMRARKEIGGQVHIIFLESTHFDYSWPQETASPFLPIVEKIDYLKFSYSEQDLELIKNRYRNSIHYVDGLFGKFLQVLKQTKNDDKAVVVVTADHGEEFFEDGHLFHASTLNIAQTHVPLYYKFGDGSQLPAASPTRLTSHIDIFPTLFHYLLGTDRPLSHLQGESIFKAHRWPYAVSARYNGERDPKEFLVHSGKKVLTLRMEEDPEFSKSQLSVLSVKDRYGENNQSNFSVMLEEFDSALETVFSK from the coding sequence ATGAAAAATATTTTTTCTCCAAAAAGAGTTAACTACCTCTATTTCGGATTTCTATTTTTCTGCCTTGCTCTGGTTCATTCTGCCCACGTTCTTCTTCTTGAGAAGATCCCCCAAATCAGTCAGCTCGCCTTCCTGGTGGACGTGATTCTTCAGAGTTTTCTTGAGGCGCTCTTTCTCCTCGTTATCGCGGTAGTGGTGAGACACTACCTTCCGCGATTCTTGTTTTTTGCCTACATCGCGCTAACTTTTCTACTGCTCGTTGCTCAGCTGATCGATTTTTTCCTCATTCGTCTGATGGATATGACGATCTGGTTTGCAATGTCGCTGATGTTAGACGAGAGCTTGAGCAACTTTCTTGAGATTCTAAAGTCTAGCAACGTGCCCCTCTCTGTATGGGCGGTAGCTGGGACAATTGCAGCCGTTCTTCCTTTTATTGGAGTGCTCCTCTTTGTTTTATGTGAAAAGTTAGAGAAGAAGAGAGAGTTTTTTACCTCTATTACCAAGCTTGTTCAGCTCACCTGCGCGGTCGTTGCGGTCTTAGCTGTATGGGACCTCTCAACAGTACTTCCTCTTACGGCTTCTACGTACGAGAATTTAAGAAAGACGCTCCCTCTTAAAGAGACGGTTTTCGCACCAAACTATGAGAAGATTCCCGTTCGCCCCTTTCTTCCCAAGGAGAATATTGGCAGCGGAGAGCTTGGTAGCACCATTCCACTGACAGCTGTGCACAAGCCGGATATCTTCATTTTTGTTATCGAGAGTTTAAGGGATGACTTTATTACTCAAGAGATCTCTCCTCATCTAGCAAGCTTCAAAAAAGAGAACGTCTCTTTTGATCTTGCCCTCTCAAGCGCAAATGCGACGCACCTCTCCTGGTTTTCGCTCTTCTACTCGAAATTTCCCTTCCACTGGACAAAGAGCACCTTTGAACATCGGAAGACGGGCAGCCCTGCTCTAAAAGCATTAAAAGAGCTCGGATACACCCTGAATGTATACTCCTCTGCGCGACTCTGCTTTTATGAGATGGATGAGAAGCTCTTCGGTGAGAAGCGCTCTCTTGTCGACCGCTTCTTTGTTTTTGGACACGGAGCGGAGATCCTCCCTTATCAGAGCGATGAGAGGACGATGGAGAAGCTCATGGAGGAGATGCGGGCGAGGAAGGAGATAGGAGGACAGGTGCATATCATCTTTCTAGAATCGACACACTTCGACTACAGCTGGCCGCAAGAGACTGCTTCTCCGTTTCTGCCTATCGTGGAGAAGATCGACTACTTAAAATTCTCCTATTCTGAGCAGGATCTCGAGCTCATTAAAAATCGCTACCGCAATTCGATCCATTATGTCGATGGTCTATTTGGGAAGTTTTTACAGGTACTGAAGCAGACAAAGAATGATGATAAGGCGGTCGTTGTGGTCACAGCCGACCATGGCGAAGAGTTTTTCGAAGATGGCCACCTCTTCCACGCCTCAACTCTTAACATCGCCCAAACTCATGTACCTCTCTATTATAAATTTGGAGATGGCAGCCAGCTTCCTGCTGCCTCTCCGACCAGGCTCACCTCTCATATCGACATCTTCCCCACTCTATTTCACTATCTACTAGGCACAGACCGCCCTCTCTCTCATCTCCAAGGAGAGTCCATTTTTAAAGCGCACAGATGGCCCTACGCAGTAAGCGCTCGCTACAATGGGGAGAGAGATCCAAAGGAGTTTCTAGTGCATAGCGGAAAGAAGGTGCTTACTCTCCGAATGGAAGAGGATCCCGAATTCTCAAAATCGCAACTCTCCGTCTTGTCAGTAAAAGATCGTTATGGCGAAAATAACCAGAGTAACTTTTCAGTGATGCTTGAAGAGTTTGACTCAGCATTGGAAACCGTTTTCTCAAAATAA
- a CDS encoding MBL fold metallo-hydrolase produces MILQIFSAGPLDTNTLLIGCSETHKGAVIDVPFASAHTLVKRARELSLTVEKILLTHSHWDHIGEVALLKSELKAPVYIHEEDRGNLEKPGSDQLPMMFPMQGVVPDGLLTDGQVIMVGKLEIHVIHTPGHTPGSVCFYLPKEAVLISGDTLFRGSIGNLSFPTSSAKRMWPSLKKLAALPLETRVYPGHGESTTIRAESWLEDAEKKFGYFK; encoded by the coding sequence ATGATTTTACAGATCTTTTCTGCAGGTCCTCTAGATACAAATACCCTTTTAATTGGATGCTCCGAGACGCACAAAGGGGCAGTTATCGATGTGCCCTTTGCAAGTGCGCACACCCTGGTAAAACGAGCTCGCGAACTCTCGCTCACAGTTGAAAAAATTTTACTGACACACTCTCACTGGGATCATATCGGCGAGGTCGCTCTTCTGAAGAGCGAGCTAAAGGCTCCTGTCTATATCCACGAAGAGGATAGAGGGAATTTAGAAAAGCCGGGTTCCGACCAGCTCCCCATGATGTTTCCCATGCAGGGGGTAGTCCCCGATGGCCTCTTAACCGACGGCCAGGTGATTATGGTGGGAAAATTGGAGATCCACGTGATCCATACGCCTGGACATACACCAGGATCGGTCTGCTTCTATCTGCCCAAAGAAGCGGTCCTAATTTCAGGAGATACTCTCTTTCGCGGCTCAATTGGAAATTTGAGCTTTCCCACTTCTTCTGCAAAGCGTATGTGGCCTTCTCTAAAAAAACTGGCAGCTCTTCCTTTGGAAACAAGGGTCTATCCAGGCCACGGAGAGAGCACGACGATCCGTGCCGAAAGCTGGCTTGAAGATGCGGAGAAGAAATTTGGCTATTTTAAATAG
- a CDS encoding 50S ribosomal protein L11 methyltransferase produces MANYPIFSNNILNMIDWTKQWEQFAPNFEKGYAHIDLKRYGAEPPLRLKPGPGFGDLSHPTTRLMLESMAPEVKGKMLVDIGSGSGILTLAAWLLGATQCIGIDIDPDAVVHARENAKVNGAEEGVEFFPSTSPPALKGPLLILLNMISSEQQIAKEMYKNLFTQAEQIIASGILATQRDHYLNLAHEWGWKLAHEKEREGWLALSFLK; encoded by the coding sequence ATGGCAAACTATCCCATTTTCAGCAACAATATCCTCAATATGATCGATTGGACAAAGCAGTGGGAGCAGTTTGCCCCGAATTTTGAAAAGGGATACGCCCATATCGACCTCAAGAGGTATGGAGCAGAGCCCCCTCTACGCCTCAAGCCTGGGCCCGGGTTTGGGGATCTCTCCCATCCCACTACCCGCCTCATGCTCGAATCGATGGCTCCTGAGGTAAAGGGCAAGATGCTTGTCGATATCGGCTCTGGAAGCGGCATTTTAACTCTTGCCGCGTGGCTACTAGGCGCCACGCAGTGCATCGGCATCGATATCGATCCAGACGCCGTTGTTCACGCCCGGGAGAATGCGAAAGTCAATGGCGCTGAAGAAGGGGTAGAATTTTTTCCTTCCACCAGCCCTCCTGCTCTCAAGGGGCCGCTCCTTATTCTTCTGAATATGATCTCCTCGGAGCAGCAGATCGCAAAGGAGATGTATAAAAATCTATTCACTCAAGCAGAGCAGATCATCGCCTCAGGTATTCTAGCCACACAGCGAGACCACTACTTGAACCTAGCCCATGAATGGGGCTGGAAGCTCGCCCATGAAAAAGAAAGAGAGGGCTGGCTAGCCCTCTCTTTCCTAAAGTAA
- the groL gene encoding chaperonin GroEL (60 kDa chaperone family; promotes refolding of misfolded polypeptides especially under stressful conditions; forms two stacked rings of heptamers to form a barrel-shaped 14mer; ends can be capped by GroES; misfolded proteins enter the barrel where they are refolded when GroES binds) translates to MAKMMQFNEEALKSILKGVKTLAKAVIVTLGPKGRNVVINKGMGQPLSTKDGVTVAKEISLKDKFENMGAQLVKEASSKTSDVAGDGTTTAIVLAEAIYSAGVKNVIAGANPMSVKRGIEKAVEKMCEALSALATPVKNPEEIKQIATISANNDADIGAIIALAMEKVGKDGTIAIAEAKGIDTTLDVVEGMQFDKGYVSPYFITNPEKMTAELENALILITDKKLSNVKDLVPFLEKVMEKGQKPLLIIAEDIDGEALATLVVNKLKAGLPVCAVKAPAFGDRRKAVLQDIATLTGATVVTEEVGLKLDEVGLEVLGKAKKIKVSKEETTIIDGVGDQKKVQLRVQELRAEIARCTSDYDKQKLEERLAKLAGGVAVINVGAATESELKEKKARVEDALHATRAAVAEGIVPGGGVALLRAVKCLDKLVVSGDEKIGVEIIRAAAFAPAIAIATNCGKQGNVIAEKIFEKEGAWGYNGLTDQFSDLLKDGVVDPVLVTKSALTNAASISGLLVTIAAMITEKPKPKSQNAAPSMDGMDGMGGMGGMGGMMGGMGGMGMM, encoded by the coding sequence ATGGCAAAGATGATGCAATTCAACGAAGAGGCTCTAAAGTCTATTCTCAAAGGGGTGAAGACTCTTGCGAAAGCGGTTATTGTGACACTAGGTCCTAAGGGACGCAATGTCGTCATCAACAAAGGGATGGGACAGCCTCTCTCTACAAAAGATGGCGTCACCGTCGCAAAAGAGATCTCGCTGAAAGATAAGTTTGAGAACATGGGAGCGCAGCTCGTTAAAGAGGCCTCTTCTAAAACTTCGGACGTCGCTGGAGATGGAACTACAACTGCGATCGTTCTTGCAGAGGCGATCTATAGCGCTGGTGTAAAAAACGTGATTGCGGGCGCAAATCCGATGAGCGTGAAGCGCGGAATCGAGAAGGCTGTTGAGAAGATGTGCGAAGCTCTTTCAGCTCTCGCTACTCCTGTAAAAAACCCTGAAGAGATCAAGCAGATCGCTACGATCTCTGCAAATAATGATGCTGATATCGGCGCAATCATTGCTCTTGCGATGGAGAAAGTGGGTAAGGATGGAACGATTGCGATTGCTGAAGCCAAAGGGATCGATACAACTCTCGATGTGGTAGAGGGGATGCAGTTTGATAAAGGCTACGTCTCTCCCTACTTCATCACAAATCCAGAAAAGATGACCGCCGAGCTAGAAAACGCGCTAATCCTGATTACAGATAAGAAGCTCTCGAATGTTAAAGACCTCGTTCCATTTCTTGAGAAGGTCATGGAAAAAGGACAGAAGCCGCTTCTTATCATCGCAGAAGATATCGATGGCGAAGCCTTAGCAACTCTTGTGGTTAACAAGCTGAAGGCGGGTCTTCCAGTTTGCGCAGTGAAGGCGCCAGCTTTTGGAGATCGACGCAAAGCAGTTCTGCAGGATATTGCGACTCTCACAGGCGCAACTGTCGTCACAGAAGAAGTTGGCCTCAAATTAGATGAAGTTGGTTTAGAAGTTCTTGGAAAAGCAAAGAAGATCAAAGTCTCCAAAGAAGAGACGACGATTATCGATGGCGTGGGCGATCAGAAAAAAGTTCAGCTCCGCGTTCAAGAGCTGCGCGCTGAGATCGCACGCTGCACATCCGACTACGACAAGCAGAAGCTCGAAGAGCGCCTTGCGAAGCTCGCAGGTGGTGTGGCTGTAATCAACGTCGGTGCTGCCACAGAATCTGAACTTAAAGAGAAGAAAGCCCGTGTAGAGGATGCTCTCCATGCGACGCGCGCGGCGGTTGCTGAAGGGATCGTCCCTGGCGGTGGCGTTGCGCTTCTGCGTGCTGTAAAGTGCCTCGATAAGCTCGTTGTTTCAGGCGATGAGAAGATCGGAGTGGAGATCATTCGCGCTGCAGCTTTTGCTCCAGCAATTGCCATTGCGACTAACTGCGGAAAGCAGGGCAACGTGATCGCAGAGAAGATCTTCGAAAAAGAGGGCGCTTGGGGCTACAACGGCCTTACAGACCAGTTCAGCGACCTCTTGAAGGATGGAGTCGTAGATCCAGTTCTCGTGACCAAGAGCGCGCTCACAAATGCAGCGTCGATCTCAGGTCTACTCGTCACCATCGCAGCCATGATTACCGAGAAGCCAAAACCAAAATCTCAAAATGCAGCTCCTTCAATGGATGGCATGGACGGAATGGGTGGTATGGGCGGAATGGGAGGCATGATGGGCGGTATGGGTGGAATGGGAATGATGTAA
- a CDS encoding co-chaperone GroES encodes MAFKKIRPLGNRVLVKRSEAKTSKGGIILPDSAKEKPKQGEVVAVGPGRTDEEGKVHAMGIQVGDRVLFSAYAGSEVKTDDLSTDYLIMSEDDILGVLA; translated from the coding sequence ATGGCATTCAAGAAGATCAGACCTTTAGGCAATCGCGTGCTCGTTAAACGCTCCGAGGCAAAAACTTCAAAGGGCGGCATCATTCTTCCGGATTCTGCAAAAGAAAAACCGAAACAGGGCGAAGTGGTCGCAGTGGGTCCTGGCAGAACGGATGAAGAGGGAAAAGTGCACGCTATGGGCATCCAAGTGGGCGACAGAGTGCTCTTTTCAGCCTATGCTGGAAGCGAAGTAAAAACAGATGATCTCTCTACGGACTACCTCATTATGTCAGAAGATGACATCCTGGGCGTTCTAGCATAA
- a CDS encoding Hsp20/alpha crystallin family protein gives MLTTLNSGSTMSKKHKLVSRSFWSFPAMRFPFSLFDEEEEGWLQEFSDASGLSVSEDEQSIYIEAAVPGIKPENIETTFDKGLLWIKAERREEDKGRKFYRRAVNVFSYRIAVPGNIDESRQPEATCRDGILTIAFPKAQKALSKKIPVKATV, from the coding sequence ATGTTAACGACTCTGAACTCCGGATCGACAATGTCTAAGAAGCACAAACTCGTCTCGCGCTCTTTCTGGTCTTTTCCAGCGATGCGCTTCCCATTCTCCCTCTTCGATGAAGAGGAGGAGGGGTGGCTGCAGGAGTTCTCCGACGCTTCTGGTCTCTCCGTTTCTGAAGATGAGCAGAGCATCTACATTGAGGCCGCAGTGCCCGGCATCAAGCCCGAAAATATCGAAACCACCTTCGATAAGGGTCTTCTCTGGATAAAAGCCGAGAGAAGAGAAGAGGATAAAGGCAGGAAGTTCTATCGTAGAGCTGTAAATGTCTTCTCGTATCGCATCGCCGTTCCAGGCAACATCGACGAGAGCCGCCAGCCCGAGGCGACCTGCAGAGATGGCATCCTCACAATCGCCTTCCCCAAAGCGCAGAAAGCGCTCTCCAAAAAGATTCCCGTAAAAGCCACAGTATAA